The sequence below is a genomic window from Dioscorea cayenensis subsp. rotundata cultivar TDr96_F1 chromosome 6, TDr96_F1_v2_PseudoChromosome.rev07_lg8_w22 25.fasta, whole genome shotgun sequence.
atttttcattctcaCTTTTACTTCATTACCCTCACATTCCATTCATATCCCACTCCTCCCCATTTTCACTCGTGTTGGCCAAAAACCCCCTTATatcttgatttaatttgtttgatttcaatgtatatttaaaatgatatacaaaaagaaattatattttagatagaataatttttttttcatgtaataAGATTGACAAGTCATGTTAAGTATACCTAAACATGGAGTTAatagtttaatttatatatatctcatcCAGTGTAGATTGATGTTGGCATCCAtctcttcaataaaaatataaacatctTGCTTAAGCTCAAGGATtgttgcaaaaaataaaaagaacaaacgGATAAAtcttaaaatcatatttactgCACCACCACcaaggttgttttttttttccctccgattaataatatatatatttttttaaggtcGTCTGgaattagtttttcttttaaattcatGCTTGCACATTTTTCACATTTgagaaataatttcaaaagtgACAGTGATTGCCTGCTAAAAAGAACCACATGTGACCGAAGTATGTGTGTGGCCATGCATTACTTGTACTATTTTGACAGCCCAACCCTACATTATTGGCACCTGATATTGTACCAACCACAACCCCACCTACATGCCATTGTTCTGCGGCTCTTTGCTTGAACAATATTGTTAAGGACCGTTCAATGAATTCCTTTGTGAAGTTTGTACTTgatgataatattaatatatactaaaaagcttttttttttattttttttggttatatGCATACACACGCATGGGTATATGGCTAATACATTTATACATGTGTATTGATTTTTGATATGTTTATAAATAGAGTATGATAAAGAGTGTAGATGTTTTTAAACAAGCAAAATCGATGAATGTAATTAAagaataatgttaaaaaaaattatttggatgtgtatttattaattagataaAATAGTTGTCACAAATGCAAATGTCAAACACATTTGACCCCTATGTTAATATAAGAGGTTGAAAGTACGACTTCTTTCTAATACATAGTTGAagcatgatattaaaaaaatttaagtaactTGTCTacattatccaaaataaaaaaattaaattaaattaaattaattgtctcacgatatttttaaataatttgtttgaaattcatttgttgaaaagaaatttaatatataGATTTAAATGGTACTTGTATGACTTAATATTTTACATGGAATTCAAATAAATGTCCAATATGGGACATGATAGAGTACAATGATAGGGAAGTATAAATTATGAATAGAGGATGGAGATCAAGAGAATAAAATTGtttcaaagtttttaatttttttctaaataaaatggGTGATTTAACCTTTAGCCTTAACTTtaccaacaaattttttttaactttggaaataaaaataaatatcgtTCTTCTTTTTAAGATGccaaatctatttttttcttcttaatgtcAAATATCAGTCAACTTTTTCTCTTGTAATGAACATTAAATTTTGGTTCATCACTGttgacaagtttttttttcttttaaaattggAATCATATTGCTtaattagatttatatttattttcccaaAAGAATAGTTTATATGACTACACATAATTAATTGGATAATTATATGTAAAAATTGctctagtttttattatttatcagttatttttatattagttaattacaTAAATCCAAAAcaacatattatttatttacggaaaatatataatacagAACTCAATTGTGAAGAACAAACTATATCagtgaatataaaaaaaaaaattactaacaaTCACTGGCTTATGTAGCAGTTAGTCACATGGTAATAAATAGGCAAGTACAGGGCTGAATTCATACGTCACAACACTATAATAGTATTGTTCGCCTATTATTACCGGATCAAATACTGTTCAAGTGGGCATGGTAAATCTTTTATGGAACGACTTATATCTCTTATTTTAGAGTTGTATTACTAGCGGGAAATTTATTAGCTTAGTAtagtttttacaaattttttgaaCATATACATGATGGGCGTTCATTATCCTATGTGATATATAATTGAGTTAATAAGTCTCTAGGGGATAATAGGTCATCATAACTGATAcacttttatatttgtttgtctcTTGACAAGTTCTTAAGTGGTAAACACTTattatcttttataaaaaaaaaaaattaaagtcttatttttacaaataacttACGGTAACATGatgataaaatatgataaaaaaaaaagaagatgaatatTATTTCACTATTGGCCAtatgattttatgtattttgttgGTTAGATTGTTTTATGATATCCAAATTAATACACATTAAATGAAAGCCTCTTTATGTGTCATGTATTTTGCATGTGTCTTATTTGTCCCCAACAAACAAGCTATTGATTTAGAATTTTGTCCTTTAGAATTTCTAACTTCCACCGAATCACCAATCatacattaaaatttaatatctaTAACCACTCTTTTGTTTCAGAAAAATATAACCACTCTTTTAcaattagtttattattatttttcccaaAGATTGATGGTTGAAATTCTACCTGATTTTGTCCAcaattctataataataataataataataataatagtaatgtatgaattataaaaaaaaatcttaaaatctTATCAAGTAGGATTAAGAAAAGAATTTATCCAAATTAAGCATTATCTTTTCCAAGTTAAGTTAATATTTACGTAAATCAATCATATGCGTTCTTCTGACAAGGCTTTTCAAAGATTATGCATGCTTTCCCAGACTTTCAAACTATTGTATCAACTTTTCTGACAAAAGGCACATGTGGGATGTACCCACTTTCCCCTTGTATCGGACTGTGCACCATGAAAATTCCaccctctgttttttttaaaaataattattaaatctaAAACTATGCAAAAATCAACTATGTAAAtctatatatttgataaaaaaacttttcacttaatcaaaattattttatttaaaatctagTATGTTGAGAGAAAAATCCATTAGCAATCgatgatttctttatttattggCACTATGACTTCAATACAGCGTGCTTATATTGTTACTGAAATAGTAAGTTCAAATCTCAGTTCAGGTAGAGTAAAGACACAAttatgttaaaatattaattatgtatttgtgttcgtttttggattattaatttgtccatatttataaaaaaaacattcatatTAACTTTAGTCACTGCGTTgaaattaaaagcttgtttttttataaaattaataaaccatAACTTTTATCTAACAAGTCgagtcaaaatttaaaatatagttgatgcaataaaaaaaaccttaaaaaataacataatgaaCTTCAAAAAATTATCCTTGGAAGAGATCATCCATCTATGGGATTTTttaagttctttaaaaaaaaaaagaagaaatttgatCATACAGCgaaaaaacaattaaactaaGTTCACATGAGAGCTAAATCCTATTGGCATCTATGATctaccaaacaaacacaaaataatctTAATCATTCATACTCCCAGACAATTAACACTTCAGGCTTCCATTTGGTCCTTCCATTCAAGCATGCTTTCTTCCATCACCTTTCCATTTAtgtaaaaataggaaaaaataataaataaataatataaatatagttatattaaaaatcaatcaaattatacTAGGAGTTTTGAtataatgaatgaaaattttgattttttttatataacagaTAACCCatgatttaatttagaaattcaagtcaaatttaaaaataaagttttttttttgaataaatataggtaaatcacaattttattacaattttattgaaataaaaaattgaacagAACAACATGGCGTtgttttactaaaataaaattttttttagaaaaacaacaaactcCTTTCAGAGAGATCACCATTTCATAGGATTTCATTAGAGATTAGCCActacaaaacaacaacaaaacataaaactaaTAATCAGACTCAAAAAACTTCAATTATAAATCCAtataaaatagagaaatttGATCACATTGCAAAAAGGACAATGAAAATAAGTTCACATAATTAAGAGAGCTAAAGTTTTTGGGCATCCACCAAAGAATCACAAATATTTCAACCACTTGTGCTCACAATCACCAAAGACCAAACACCATCAATTAATGTTTCATTTATGTCCTTCAATCCAACTCTCCTGCTTTCCCTGATCTCTTCCTTTCATGTAGCTTCTCCTTTTGCCAAAGGATCAACCAGTTCATCTACTTCAGCCTCAATTTTATCCAACTGTTACCAATGTAAAATAttcataaagataaaaaaaaatctagatttatatattcaaattaaaaatttatctatcattaaatatataaccttttcaattaaaatatgaGTCTTTTTAGCACCCTCCTCTACAGCAACGGCTGTTTTCTCTACATTCAAAACCATTTCTTTCAATGTTCCCTCAGGCAATGCCTCAGCCATATCAGCAGATATTTTCTCCACCTTCTCAGCCACATTCTCCATTTCATCTGCCACCTTATCCACCATAACCTCTACTTGATctacaaattaaaaacatttataaaaaagttCACATAATCATACTACAAACATCACTTTGCTTGCATACCTTGtgcttttcttattcttctgtAGAATGGTATTGATAGAACAACAGAAGCACTTGTTAGCCATGTTACCCTAAATAAGTATGACAATAAGatcatgaaattattaaaacttcatatatatatatatatttatttatacaaggTTGAGATGTAAATTAATCACCAAGAGGGTGCATTAATGAGAGAGAGGAGAGGATTGGATGAAGATAAAACATCAGAGTTCCTAACTTCCCTACACAAAGAAGAACATCAACAAGGTAAGTGTAAAATTAAAAGGagttgaaattatatatataggatgaatgaagatcactTACGCATCATCTTTTGATGCTTGTAATACTAATGACTGGAGTTTACGAATCGATACGATGGGGGACTGGGGCCGAGACTTACATGAAGAGAAGAGTTTGAGATTGGGAGGGCTGAtcagaggatgaagaagagttTGAGCCATGGCTATGgctgttgtttttctttgtcaATTTTTGTGGTGCTATGATGCTCTTTTAGCTCTCATTTGTAGACATGTAattgtctgtgtgtgtgtgtgtgctttgCTGATCTAGAGAGGAAAACTTCTTGCATAAATATGAGTGAGTTGTGACATCAGCTAATGTTCAATGTAGGTAGAGGTAGGCAAAGATTTAACATCatgaattaatttattacattcaaagatatatatatatatatatataggaaattatATCTTCAAGTTAAAAGCATGTTAGTAGGACGAGTTAAACTAGAtaactttttaaattagttttttttttagcaaatacATGTGACAAACACATGTATAGTTAGAGGTACGTATATAATTAGGAATTGATTATTCAGTCATAATTTCTCACCAGTAGTGCTTGAATTGGGTTATAAACTCCTTTTCATATAAGATTCTTTTGACATTATTacatttgatttgttttgaactcaaacaataaaaatttagcAAATCAAATCTTATATAATAGAGCTGGTACGCTGAGTCAAAGGCCCTtttacaatttaattaatttttatattaactaatatttaatttaaatgtattccattatatataaaaatatacatattaatgtGAAATGAAGTTCACTAAATCTcatgttttattgaaaatgttAATGTAACTGTTACCTTAGGtcatttaatgttttttactttaattgatATCGCAAACCATGCATttgaaagtttttctttttttacattgattaATATGTGAGGTAGTGATGCCGCAACCCTCGTGGCGTCACGAGGGGCAGGTGATCGCGCCCGTCTGTCCCTCAGCCTCTGGAAAGCAGGGGCTCATTCATGGGAATTGAACTCGCGTCTCCCCAACACGAGGAGACCCGGGGTACCGCTGGGCTCCTCACCCATTGgttgattaatattattttgatttttaggtAATGCAGAAttagatttctttttttcctaataTTATACATGcacatttttcacattttaaaaatagttttaaaataatcaGTGATGTCCTCCTAACTCAAAAACAACAGATAACATTGGACCATGGACCGAAGCTATGAATGTGGCCATTCATAACCTGTACTATTTTgaacaaccctacctacattaTTGGTACCTCTCAACCACAAGCCCTAAAATCATTGTTACgaatattattagtattattactatccggatgtgtttttttttttttagcgtatttagttttacatgtaaaactaaatattttattttatgaaattcattatttatttgggTGTATCTGTAAACCCTGATGTAATTGGGATTACATTACAATagtttttttggtgtatttggttttatgcCTAAATTGggttttgatgtatttgattTTACGCCCAAATtaggcgtaaaaccaaatcccgtGAGTTAAAAaccaatatgtatatatatatagaaatatatatacacatatacacatacacatacacatacacatacatttacatatttatataaacatatacatgtatttttacacatatacatatatatatactcatatatgtatatatgtatagatatacatatacttatatatatatatacttatatatatactcatatatgtatatgtatatatacataaacacacatatacatatgcatatatatagatatatatactcatatacatatatgcatatgcatatacacatatatacatatatttatacatatatatatacactcatatacatatatgcatatatacacacatatacatatactacaCGCTATCATGATACGTGTTTTTCCAATTCCAGGATTCTGCAAATCTTTTCCAAACAAacgtaaaaatttttataatacagAGTAATTTCGTATATCCAAATACGAAACGAGATTTGACTATatcatgatttttgaaaaatcaagtATTTTCACCGCTTTATGATGAAAATCCACGTCGTGACAATTACGATTCAATACGCTCACTTCCATAAAATTCGGAATATGGAATTTGATAACTTTCAGCTCATGTAGAAgctttcataatatatatatatatatatatatatatatatatatatatatatatatatatatatatatatatatatatatatatatatttatttatttatttataaaagtggacaaatcaaatatatataatggtaaATAAATGCCTCAACCCATGTTAAATTTGTTATGAGCATgtgcaaattttttaattatactacacttttttattttgcatttgtaAGGATTTTATCTCCTGCGACCAACAAAATAGGGGGCATTGTATATTAATAAAGAAAGACCGAAATAGGCCATTAGCACTCCCATACTCTCTCAACCTTAGCCCCTGTGAGCAtgtgcaaatttttttaattatatcatgtCCTTTAAGTTGCATTTTTAAGGATTCTATCTTTTGTTACTAACAAAGTAGAGGACCTTAgatattaataagaaaattgaCTCTTCGCGCTCCTATGCTCGCAGAAAGTCAACCTTAGGGATTGGATTctcttgagttctttgtttttattatttgcaattGTTGTCACGTGGGTTCTTAATATCATGtgtattttgttctttattattttttttaagtttaataaaatagctATTCTGTATTTTTTAAGTTCAATAAATGCCTCAAAATTTGTTACGAGCGTgtgcaaattttttaattatattacactttttattttgcatttgtaAGAATTTTATCTCCTGCGAACAATAAGATAGGGGACATTGaatattaataagaaaagaCCGAAAAAGGTTGTTAGCCCCATGCTCTCTCAACCTCAGTCTAGTGAGCATGtacagatttttttaattataccaTGTCTTTTATGTTGCATTTGTAAAGATTCCATCTCCTATCATGAACAAAGTAGGGGACCTTGGATATTAACAAGAAAAGAGGCTCTTAGTGCTCTTATGCTCTCTCAGCTAGTTAGCCTCCTCGGGATTGGACTCTATTgacttctttgttcttattatttgcaattgttgtcacttgtgtTCTTAATATCatgtgtattttgttttttatttttttaattttgataaaatagctattatgtattttttaagtTCAATAAATGCATCAGTCCATGTGAAATTTGTTACGAGCGtgtacatattttttaattatactggactttttattttgtatttgtaagGATTTTATCTCTCGCCACCAACAAGATGTTGTTAGCGCTCCCATGCTCTCTTACCCTCAACCCATGTGAGCATGTGCAGATTTTTTAATCATACCATGTCCTTTATGTTGCATTTGTCAGGATTCCATCTCCTATCACCAACAAAGTTGGGGACCTTAGATATTAATAAGAAAACAGGCTCTTAGCGCTCTTATGCTCTCTCAGCCAGACAACTTTAGGAATTGaattctattgattttttttgtttttattatttgcaattatTGTGGCGTGAGTTTTTAATATTCTGtgtattttgttctttatttatttatttattaagttgaATAAAATAgccattttgtattttttttaaaaaaaaacacaaaaataaggGCACATGTGGGATGTCACCCACAAAAATAAGGGCACATAAGggcacaaaaataaatttagagagATCATGACAATTTTGTAGCTAGGTACTCATGACAGATTAGGCActataaaacaacaacaaaaatataagactaattaaacttaaaaatattgattattgatgtatataaattcattttgataaaatttaaaagtaaaaaacaaccAAGTTTGATCACACGGccaaaaaacacacacacacacagacacacacacacacacacacacacacagagacacACACACAATGAAAATAGGTTCACATGAGGGTTAAATCTTATTGGCATCAACCAAACAGACACAAGTATTCAATCATTGTACTCCCAGACAACAGACACATGATCAGTGTGTTCCATTGATGTCCTTCCATTCAAGCTTGCTTTCTTTCATCACCTTCTTTCGATGCAGCCTCTCCTTTGTTCGAAGGATCAACAAATGCATCTACTTTGGCCTCAATATCATCCAACTGCTGTGCATTTAAGATATTAATGATGATTAATCAGAGatccaaatttatatatttaaattaaattttatttttcactaaCCTTATCAATTAAATTTCCTGTCTTTTCCGCACTCTTGTCTATAATATCGGCTGTTTTTTCTACTGCCAAAATTATTTCCTTCAATGTTCCATCAGGTAATGCATCAGCCATCTCACAAGATATTTTCTCCACTTTCTCGGCCACATTCTCCACTGTTTCTGCCACTGCATCTACTGTAGCCTCCAATCGATCTaccaattaaaaacattttaaaaaaaataattcaataaaacatattataaataaacaccGCTATAATAACATTTAAATCTTGTGACTCAAAAGTTAAGAGTttataatttatccatatttattaaaaataataataagaaacataTTACAAACAACGTTTGCATATATACAGACCTTGtgcttttcttatttttctgtaGAATGATACTGATGGGACAACAGAAGAACCACCCATTAACCAGATCAACCTaaataagaatgagaataaggtcatgaaattattaaacctttatatatctataattaatatatatatatatatatagataaatatatgattaggttAAGATGTATCACCATGTGGGTGCCTTAatgagagagaagagaggatTGGATGAAGATGCATGACTAACATCAAAGTTCACAGCCCCCCTACACATATATAGAAGAACATCGCCAAGGTAATTGTTAATCTAATAGgaattgaaatatataatagCATGAATAAATTGAAGATCACTTACATATCATCTTTTGATGCTTGTAATACTAATGAACGGAGTTTACGAATCGATACGACGCGGGGCTGAGACCGGGAATTATTGGAAGAGAAGAGTTTCatgttgtagaggttgagaggaggaagaagagTTTGAGCCATGGCTATGGatgttgttttggttttaagTTATTGTGGTGGCTGTGGTAGTCTTATAACTCTAATTTATAGAGATAAGTGATTGtgttttttcaatatatatatatatatactggtaggtatataaatttaaagtgaAAAATATCTTACGGAAATATGAGCGATCACATCAATGGATATTCATTGTAGTTAAGAGGCTAGGCAAGTAGCTAGAGATTTTATaccttgaattattttatttgatttgagtttATATTAAgagatatataaaattaatttcaaaacttgATAGCCAACAACATTGGTCCACTCTGAAAAATCTTAGTATAGAAATTTAAAAGCTCTAAACTCAAGTTGATCAAAAGTTGATAGCCCAATGACATTGACTCTGAAAAATCTTAATATAGAGACTTAAAAGCTCTAATCTCAAGTTCTATTGCACATAATTAATggtagtaatatttttttttgtgcgtGCGAGATTGCCGCTCAACTCTAAGTCATCAGGTGAGGGCGCATGGATTAGATGATTAATTTTCGGTCAATAtacattttttgtttatattgagtttgtcacatatatcaatatatatatatatatattattcaaaaagCATGAAAATAGA
It includes:
- the LOC120263730 gene encoding uncharacterized protein LOC120263730, with translation MAQTLLPPLNLYNMKLFSSNNSRSQPRVVSIRKLRSLVLQASKDDMGAVNFDVSHASSSNPLFSLIKAPTWLIWLMGGSSVVPSVSFYRKIRKAQDRLEATVDAVAETVENVAEKVEKISCEMADALPDGTLKEIILAVEKTADIIDKSAEKTGNLIDKLDDIEAKVDAFVDPSNKGEAASKEGDERKQA
- the LOC120263748 gene encoding uncharacterized protein LOC120263748 isoform X1; this translates as MAQTLLHPLISPPNLKLFSSCKSRPQSPIVSIRKLQSLVLQASKDDAEVRNSDVLSSSNPLLSLINAPSWVTWLTSASVVLSIPFYRRIRKAQDQVEVMVDKVADEMENVAEKVEKISADMAEALPEGTLKEMVLNVEKTAVAVEEGAKKTHILIEKLDKIEAEVDELVDPLAKGEAT
- the LOC120263748 gene encoding uncharacterized protein LOC120263748 isoform X2, with the translated sequence MAQTLLHPLISPPNLKLFSSCKSRPQSPIVSIRKLQSLVLQASKDDAEVRNSDVLSSSNPLLSLINAPSWVTWLTSASVVLSIPFYRRIRKAQDQVEVMVDKVADEMENVAEKVEKISADMAEALPEGTLKEMVLNVEKTAVAVEEGAKKTHILIEKLDKIEAKVDELVDPLAKGKAA